One genomic window of Aulosira sp. FACHB-615 includes the following:
- a CDS encoding fasciclin domain-containing protein, with product MADIVDTAVGAGSFNTLVAAVQAAGLVDTLKSPGPFTVFAPTDEAFSKLPAGTVDALLQDIPQLTKILTYHVVSGKVLASDVVNLDSAPTVEGSSLKIDASNGGVKINDATVVTADVEADNGVIHVIDTVLIPA from the coding sequence ATGGCTGATATCGTTGATACTGCTGTAGGTGCTGGTTCTTTTAATACTTTAGTAGCAGCAGTACAAGCTGCTGGTTTAGTGGATACTCTCAAGAGTCCTGGCCCATTTACTGTATTTGCACCAACTGACGAGGCATTTTCTAAGCTACCCGCAGGCACAGTAGACGCACTGCTTCAAGACATTCCACAACTCACAAAAATCCTGACTTACCATGTTGTTTCTGGGAAAGTGTTGGCAAGCGATGTAGTCAATTTAGACTCGGCTCCAACTGTTGAAGGAAGTAGTTTAAAGATTGACGCATCTAATGGTGGTGTGAAAATCAATGATGCGACAGTTGTCACTGCCGATGTGGAAGCTGATAACGGTGTGATTCATGTGATTGACACAGTATTGATTCCAGCATAA
- a CDS encoding HD domain-containing protein codes for MWQHSYWKLAELKKKRFSGLVQQDQGGKSTREEIRQRFGDAVVAIVDGCTESDTYPKPPWQERKQKYLENLRCASPSIRRVSLADKLHNARSLLADLRQHGTSIWQQFKTGREGTLWFYQQLQQVYSAGGSDFLTQEFSQVIQELCDAS; via the coding sequence GTGTGGCAGCACTCGTACTGGAAGCTGGCGGAACTGAAGAAGAAGCGATTCTCTGGCTTAGTTCAACAAGACCAAGGAGGCAAATCCACTCGTGAAGAAATCCGCCAGCGTTTCGGTGATGCAGTCGTTGCAATAGTTGATGGCTGCACCGAATCTGACACATACCCTAAACCACCTTGGCAAGAACGCAAGCAAAAGTATTTAGAAAATCTGCGGTGTGCTTCACCCTCAATCCGGCGGGTATCTTTGGCAGATAAGCTGCACAATGCGAGGTCATTATTGGCAGACTTACGACAACATGGCACTAGCATTTGGCAACAGTTTAAGACTGGCAGGGAAGGAACATTATGGTTTTACCAACAGTTGCAGCAAGTTTATAGTGCAGGTGGTTCCGACTTTTTGACCCAGGAGTTTTCACAAGTGATTCAAGAGCTTTGCGATGCAAGCTAA